The genomic DNA GCCCAGGACCTCCCCCACGGCCTCCTCGCACAGCACCACGGTCTGCTGCGCCACGACCGTCACCCCGGTCTCGTCGGACACCACCGACCACTCCCCAGTGTGAGCCGCCAGCAGCGCCGCAGGGGACGTCTGCTTATGGACGATCCGGCCCGCGTGCGGAAAACACATCCGCACCGACTCGGTCGTCTGCACCGACCCGTCGGGGATCCGCGTGTCCATCGACATGACCTGTACGCCCGGCGCCTCCTCGACCAGCTCAAGGCGGTCCACATGCGACACCAGCTCCGGCCAGTCGCCCACCCGGTACAGGAAGTCGTAGACCACTTCCGCCGGGCCCTTGACCCGCACCGAGTCCTCGAAGGACAGCACCAGTTCGTCCAGGACGCTCCAGCGCTCCGCGAGGCGCTTCACACCGGCCAGCTTCGCGCGCGTATCGGCGTGGGTGACCAGGTCGACCCACGCCACGTCGTCGGGCCGGTCGCCGACGACCGTGAACTCGTGCAGCAGCGTCAGCAGGCTGCCCCCGTCCGCCCGTTCCTCGACGGTCCAGATCCCGTTCATCGT from Streptomyces lunaelactis includes the following:
- a CDS encoding aromatase/cyclase; protein product: MSGERVHRAWHSVEVAAPAGVVYGLIADAERWPLLFPSTVHVERLDFDGTHERLRMWATDEGRIGSWLSLRTQDPQQWRIEFRRLNPQAPVRTMNGIWTVEERADGGSLLTLLHEFTVVGDRPDDVAWVDLVTHADTRAKLAGVKRLAERWSVLDELVLSFEDSVRVKGPAEVVYDFLYRVGDWPELVSHVDRLELVEEAPGVQVMSMDTRIPDGSVQTTESVRMCFPHAGRIVHKQTSPAALLAAHTGEWSVVSDETGVTVVAQQTVVLCEEAVGEVLGEGADIAHARRHVREAVGRTSTAVLNLAKRHAESAIRML